Below is a window of Fimbriimonadaceae bacterium DNA.
TACAGCGTAAGGCAATCTGACTGAAATCTCGTTTCGTATCGTCCGTTTCCCGCTTCAACTCGTCTACGAACTCAGAATCCATGATGAAGCCGTACTTCCAGACTTCTGCCAGGCCATTTCTAAGCTGTCGTATGTCAAGGGTCGTCAGAGTTTCGGCGGCGATGAGAATCTTCTTCGGATGATAGAACGAGCCCAGCAGATTCTTGCCTTGCGCAAGGTCGATGCCCACTTTTCCGCCCACCGAGGAATCTACCTGTGCAAGGAGTGTGGTGGGGAATTGGATGAGGGGTACTCCGCGCATATAAGTCGCGGCGACGAATCCAGCAAGATCACCGATTACTCCTCCGCCAAGTGCGACCAGAGTCGTCGATCTTTTAACCCCTTCGTTTGCGACCCGGTCTATTGTGCGCTCGAAGTACTCGAACGATTTTGTTTTCTCTCCGGGCGGGAGCGTTAATATTGACCAGTCGGAGAAGGCGTGACCCCAGTGCTGAAAGACGTTTTCGTCTGTGATGATCAAGGAATCCGTCGGTATCTCGCGGATGAGTTCCGCAACGCCGCCGAAGGTGACCACGGAGCCCCCGCAACCAAGGTCATGCCTAAGCATGTTCAAGCCTCTGTTCGTACTCCTCTATCAAGAGCTTAATTTTAGCAGCGACCTCAAAGACGGGTGAGTCTTCGGTGTCGAAGACAATGTCGGCCTTTTCGTAGAGGTGGGCGCGTTGATCGATGAGGTCGCTAAGCTTCCCTTCCCAGTCTTCGACCATGAGTAATGGTCGCTTGCGTTTACTTTGTTCGAGACGGTTCGTAAGTCTGCTAAGGTCGGCGCGGAGGTAGATGACAGTGCCAAGACGTCGCATCTCGTCCCAGTTCGCATCTCGCATCACAATTCCCCCACCGGTAGCGAGGACACAGTCCTGCGGAGTCAGGGATTTGAGGACGCTCGTCTCGTGTCCGCGGAAGGCCTCCTCACCGTAGACCTTGAAAATTTGGGAAACGGTTCTTCCAAAGCGTCTTTCCAGCAACATGTCGGTATCTTCAAACGGGCGGCCCGATATCTCAGCAAGTTGCCTGCCTACGGAGCTCTTTCCGCTTCCCATCATGCCGATTAGTATCCAACACCGCGCCATGGCTTTATGAAAGAAAAGCGGTGGATCTAGAGGACCCACCGCTTGACAGGATAAGGAGACTTAGAGTCTACGGGAACCCGGGACCGAAGTCGTCCTCAAGAACAGTCGGAGTCACAAAGATGATGAGCTCGGTATGGTTCTTGTCCTGAGACTTTGACCGGAAGAACTGCCCGACGATCGGAAGGTCAGCAAGGATCGGGAATCGGGATTCTGAACCCGTATCCGACTTACGTGTCAGACCACCCAATGCAATCGTCTCGCCGCTGCGAACGCGCGCTACAACAGCGATGGTTTGCGATAGGATGTCTGGAACTTCCTGACCGTCTGGGCCTCGGCGAATCTGGCCGAAGTCCTGAACCGGTACGTTGATGAAACAAGTGACGGTGCCGTCTTCATTGATACGCGGCGCAACTGCCAGACCCGTAGTAATCGTGAACTGGACTAGCTGAGGAGCGTTGATGACCTGGCCGTTACCGACGCTGATCACCTGGTTGATGAAGAGGCTCGTCTGAACCTGCTGCTGGATGGAGGCGGGCTGGTTGTTGAGCGTTCGGATAACCGGAGCTTGGACAACCTTACCTGTGCCTGTTTGCAACAGCGCTCGCATTCGCGAAGTGATGTTGCCCGTAGCATAGTTCAAGAAGATCGGATCGCCTGAGCGAGCGAATGTTCCCGGGCGGTTACCCGTGATCATCGTTCCGCGCTCGTAGAGCCAGTCAAAGCCGAGCGATTTTGCAAAGCTTGAGCTGGTCGTCACGAACTCGACCTTAATCTGCACCTGTTTTGGGGCTACGTCGAACAGGTTAATGTTGCGTTGGAGGTCAGCAATATCCTCTTCCGAACCACGGACGATAATCGAGTTATCGGTCGGGTCGTAGCTGATAAAGTCGATCGATCCACCAACGAGGCCTTGTCCAGGTGTTAGCTGAGCGCCTCCGCCCTGGCCACCACCGCCGAAGCCACCTTGACCGCCGCCGCCGAAGCCGCCGCCACCTTGACCACCGCCGCCGAAGCCGCCGCCGCCTTGGCCGCCACCGCCACCGCCGCGTCCGCCAACCTGGTTAGCCGACTCACCGGGGAGTCGAATGTCGCCGCCGCTTTCCGCTGCTCCAATCTTATCGATGGGAACGGGCGTATAGTTGCCGCTGCTGTTTGCCAGGATTGGCATCTTGCCGTAGAACTTGGCGCCAAACGGGTCCGTAACGCGGAGGAACTCTTGGATCTTTTCAAATCCAGCATTCGGGTCCACGCCAGGGCTACCGCCGAGCTTCATGTAGATATCAAGTGCGTCAGCCTTTTGAAGTTTGATCTTCTTAAGCACGCGCTTGATCGGCTTAGCCGGGGCTGCTTCAACAGGTCCGACGTCCGTCTTGCCCACATTGTGGCCAATGATATACACGCCATTTGCATCACGGCGGAAGCTTGCGCCCGCTGCATTGCAAATATAGCGAATAGCATCGTCAGCCGAGATGTTTTTCAGCTGCAGAGTGACCGGATGGAACTCCTTTTCGGTCGGTTCGAGAACGAACGTTAGACCTGTGAGCTGAGTCAGCGTCTGGATAACCGCCGTCATATTGGCATCTTCCAGTCGCAGATT
It encodes the following:
- the aroB gene encoding 3-dehydroquinate synthase: MNMLRHDLGCGGSVVTFGGVAELIREIPTDSLIITDENVFQHWGHAFSDWSILTLPPGEKTKSFEYFERTIDRVANEGVKRSTTLVALGGGVIGDLAGFVAATYMRGVPLIQFPTTLLAQVDSSVGGKVGIDLAQGKNLLGSFYHPKKILIAAETLTTLDIRQLRNGLAEVWKYGFIMDSEFVDELKRETDDTKRDFSQIALRCIKLKESVVAADEFDLSGRRAILNFGHTVGHALEGIQNYEGLLHGEAVAVGMAVEAKLGEIIGITEAGTTREIVDVLKLSNLPTSSDDLTRADELLEFMGRDKKATGKGLSFSLLEGLGTCKLVENVPADAVREALLSA
- a CDS encoding shikimate kinase; its protein translation is MARCWILIGMMGSGKSSVGRQLAEISGRPFEDTDMLLERRFGRTVSQIFKVYGEEAFRGHETSVLKSLTPQDCVLATGGGIVMRDANWDEMRRLGTVIYLRADLSRLTNRLEQSKRKRPLLMVEDWEGKLSDLIDQRAHLYEKADIVFDTEDSPVFEVAAKIKLLIEEYEQRLEHA
- a CDS encoding type II and III secretion system protein — encoded protein: MITGNRPGTFARSGDPIFLNYATGNITSRMRALLQTGTGKVVQAPVIRTLNNQPASIQQQVQTSLFINQVISVGNGQVINAPQLVQFTITTGLAVAPRINEDGTVTCFINVPVQDFGQIRRGPDGQEVPDILSQTIAVVARVRSGETIALGGLTRKSDTGSESRFPILADLPIVGQFFRSKSQDKNHTELIIFVTPTVLEDDFGPGFP